In [Clostridium] cellulosi, one genomic interval encodes:
- a CDS encoding hypothetical protein (High confidence in function and specificity), with protein sequence MRQCPDRYTIRAGQNLPDKEFRYLRTVIVTAAVYRGFGSKLSLLPLTFRHRAGVSPYTSSFDLAETCVFAKQSPGPILCGSGFPEHPFSLGYGVNLPSSLTNPYPVGLRVLLLSTCVGLRYGRLVNTQGFSRLIPSTLRYSNFAPFRPALPSAGLWTS encoded by the coding sequence TTGAGACAGTGCCCAGATCGTTACACCATTCGTGCGGGTCAGAACTTACCTGACAAGGAATTTCGCTACCTTAGGACCGTTATAGTTACGGCCGCCGTTTACCGGGGCTTCGGTTCGAAGCTCTCACTCCTCCCCTTAACCTTCCGGCACCGGGCAGGTGTCAGCCCCTATACTTCATCTTTCGATTTAGCAGAGACCTGTGTTTTTGCTAAACAGTCGCCTGGGCCTATTCTCTGCGGCTCTGGTTTCCCAGAGCACCCCTTCTCCCTAGGTTACGGGGTCAACTTGCCGAGTTCCTTAACAAACCCTTATCCCGTTGGCCTTAGAGTCCTCCTCCTGTCTACCTGTGTCGGTTTGCGGTACGGGCGCCTAGTCAATACACAAGGCTTTTCTCGCCTCATTCCATCCACACTTCGCTACTCTAATTTCGCTCCCTTTCGCCCAGCTCTACCATCGGCTGGGTTGTGGACTTCCTGA
- a CDS encoding putative membrane protein (Hypothetical protein): MNKKRIAVIVIIAIVLVAAGIYLIPHLVYKPIEKVTGTDFSKVDKVVIGAGWNGNVCTLTDKDEIDEFLSLFKDVKVRKNFDQRSRTGFSYSVMLFENGKEVEGFTVLGPGGFYMRGKYYSGKNFDEDKLDKIDTSYNWTRED; encoded by the coding sequence ATGAATAAGAAACGTATCGCCGTTATTGTAATAATCGCCATAGTTCTTGTTGCAGCAGGGATTTATCTGATTCCTCATTTAGTTTACAAACCAATTGAAAAAGTGACAGGCACTGATTTTTCAAAAGTTGATAAAGTAGTAATCGGCGCAGGGTGGAATGGCAACGTCTGTACTTTGACAGACAAGGATGAGATTGATGAGTTTTTATCCTTGTTCAAAGACGTCAAAGTGCGCAAGAATTTTGACCAACGTTCGAGAACCGGCTTTTCTTACTCCGTAATGCTTTTTGAGAATGGTAAAGAGGTAGAAGGATTTACTGTTTTAGGACCAGGCGGATTTTATATGCGTGGCAAGTACTATTCAGGCAAAAACTTTGATGAGGATAAGCTCGATAAAATCGATACTTCATACAACT